The Coffea arabica cultivar ET-39 chromosome 3c, Coffea Arabica ET-39 HiFi, whole genome shotgun sequence genome contains a region encoding:
- the LOC113735064 gene encoding shewanella-like protein phosphatase 2, whose translation MVEMKQLETSPSNITCQNLPFLLSSFVDTFVDFSVSGGLFLLPQGLNPEPKSNPNFNSNSVDPKSNPNFNSNSVDPKVSTTLQTIFPAPTQLVAIGDLHGDLSKAKQALRLAGLVNGEDRWCGGSSTVVQVGDILDRGGDELKIMYLFEKLRREAVKDGGTIITMNGNHEIMNIDGDFRFATKEGLEEFKDWAMWYCVGNDMKKLCEGFGGPTEDPFDGIPHEFSHVKPELLHGIRARIAALRPEGPIAERFLSRNQTVVVVGDSVFAHGGLLPNHVEYGLEKVNEHVRDWILGVRDNVARELVKGKHSIVWTRKYSHEVAKHCDCSTLEYVLNTIPGAKRMIMGHTIQQGGINGACSNRAIRIDVGMSKGCGNGLAEVLQINENSQMTILTSNPLYQRKNETLGANLQDELGSVIPKQGQKQVEVHA comes from the coding sequence ATGGTGGAGATGAAGCAACTAGAAACATCCCCAAGCAATATCACATGCCAAAACCTCCCTTTTCTGCTCTCCTCTTTCGTGGACACTTTCGTTGACTTTTCTGTGAGCGGTGGGCTCTTCCTGTTACCTCAGGGCCTGAATCCAGAACCAAAAAGCAATCCTAATTTTAATTCCAATAGTGTTGACCCCAAAAGCAATCCTAATTTTAATTCCAATAGTGTTGACCCCAAAGTTTCGACCACATTGCAAACCATCTTCCCGGCTCCTACTCAGCTCGTAGCCATTGGCGATCTCCATGGTGACCTTTCAAAGGCCAAGCAAGCTCTCCGCCTTGCAGGCCTTGTTAATGGTGAGGATCGCTGGTGTGGTGGCTCCAGCACTGTGGTACAAGTTGGTGACATCTTGGATCGTGGTGGTGATGAACTGAAGATAATGTACTTGTTTGAGAAACTGAGAAGAGAAGCAGTCAAGGATGGGGGAACCATTATTACTATGAATGGGAATCACGAAATTATGAACATTGATGGGGATTTCCGTTTTGCAACTAAAGAGGGTTTGGAAGAGTTCAAGGATTGGGCTATGTGGTACTGTGTTGGGAATGACATGAAGAAGTTGTGTGAGGGGTTTGGTGGCCCCACAGAAGACCCTTTTGACGGAATCCCTCATGAGTTTTCTCATGTTAAGCCGGAGCTTCTGCATGGTATTAGAGCACGTATAGCTGCATTAAGGCCAGAGGGGCCAATTGCGGAGAGGTTTTTGTCAAGAAACCAGACTGTTGTAGTGGTAGGCGATTCTGTTTTTGCACATGGAGGGCTTTTGCCTAATCATGTAGAGTATGGGTTGGAGAAGGTGAATGAGCATGTGAGGGATTGGATTCTTGGGGTGAGGGACAATGTTGCTAGGGAGTTAGTTAAGGGCAAGCATTCCATTGTTTGGACAAGGAAGTACTCCCATGAGGTGGCCAAACATTGTGATTGTTCAACTCTTGAATATGTTCTGAACACAATTCCTGGGGCGAAGAGGATGATTATGGGGCATACTATTCAGCAAGGTGGCATTAATGGAGCTTGTAGTAACAGAGCGATCAGGATAGATGTGGGTATGTCAAAGGGATGCGGCAATGGATTGGCTGAGGTATTGCAGATTAATGAAAATTCTCAGATGACGATCTTGACGTCAAATCCTTTGTATCAGAGAAAGAATGAGACTTTGGGTGCTAATCTACAAGATGAACTTGGATCTGTAATCCCTAAACAAGGGCAGAAGCAAGTTGAGGTGCATgcttaa